Proteins from one Athalia rosae chromosome 8, iyAthRosa1.1, whole genome shotgun sequence genomic window:
- the LOC105686469 gene encoding ribose-phosphate pyrophosphokinase 1 isoform X4, with the protein MPVPQPVRAKSLLRANLEKPRGGVLLQSRMPNIKVFSGTSHPDLAQRIVDRLGIDIGKVVTKKFSNLETCVEIGESVRGEDVYIIQSGSGEINDNLMELLIMINACKIASASRVTAVIPCFPYARQDKKDKVGDSRAPISAKLVANMLSVAGADHIITMDLHASQIQGFFDIPVDNLYAEPAVLKWIKENIVEWRNSIIVSPDAGGAKRVTSIADRLNVEFALIHKERKKANEVASMVLVGDVKDRVAILVDDMADTCGTICHAAEKLLEAGATKVYAILTHGIFSGPAISRINNACFEAVVVTNTIPQDGHMKDCPKIQCIDVSMMFAEAVRRTHNGESVSYLFSNVPY; encoded by the exons ATGCCCGTCCCGCAGCCAGTGCGTGCGAAGAGTTTGTTACGCGCAAACTTGGAGAAACCTCGTGGCGGTGTATTACTACAGAGCAGGATGCCGAACATCAAGGTCTTCAGCGGTACGTCGCACCCGGACCTCGCACAGCGGATAGTGGACAGACTGGGAATTGACATCGGAAAAGTTGTCACGAAAAAGTTCAGCAACCTCGAAACATG CGTGGAAATTGGGGAATCTGTGCGCGGCGAAGATGTGTACATTATTCAAAGCGGGAGCGGAGAGATAAATGACAATCTCATGGAGCTGTTGATTATGATCAATGCATGCAAGATTGCCTCTGCATCACGAGTAACAGCAGTCATCCCTTGCTTCCCATATGCCAGGCAGGACAAGAAGGATAAGGTAGGAGAT AGTCGAGCTCCTATCTCCGCAAAATTAGTCGCAAACATGCTCTCGGTGGCAGGAGCGGACCACATCATCACCATGGATCTGCACGCCAGTCAGATCCAAGGGTTCTTTGACATTCCCGTCGACAATCTATACGCAGAGCCAGCGGTGCTCAAATGGATCAAAGAAAACATAGTAGAGTGGAGAAACAGCATCATCGTATCACCAGACGCTGGTGGTGCAAAAAG GGTAACCTCCATCGCGGATCGACTCAACGTTGAGTTCGCACTTATCCacaaagagaggaagaaagcTAACGAAGTCGCCAGCATGGTCCTCGTCGGAGACGTTAAAGACAGAGTAGCAATCTTAGTTGACGATATGGCGGATACTTGCGGAACCATCTGCCACGCAGCAGAAAAATTGCTCGAAGCTGGAGCCACAAAAGTCTACGCTATTTTGACACACGGTATCTTCAGCGGGCCAGCCATCTCTAGGATAAACAATGCATGCTTTGAAGCTGTTGTAGTCACAAACACGATTCCTCAAGACGGTCACATGAAAGACTGTCCCAAAATTCAG TGTATCGACGTTTCCATGATGTTTGCGGAGGCTGTGAGGAGAACCCACAACGGCGAGTCGGTCTCGTATCTGTTTTCCAATGTACCGTACTAA
- the LOC105686469 gene encoding ribose-phosphate pyrophosphokinase 1 isoform X5: MPVPQPVRAKSLLRANLEKPRGGVLLQSRMPNIKVFSGTSHPDLAQRIVDRLGIDIGKVVTKKFSNLETCVEIGESVRGEDVYIIQSGSGEINDNLMELLIMINACKIASASRVTAVIPCFPYARQDKKDKSRAPISAKLVANMLSVAGADHIITMDLHASQIQGFFDIPVDNLYAEPAVLKWIKENIVEWRNSIIVSPDAGGAKRVTSIADRLNVEFALIHKERKKANEVASMVLVGDVKDRVAILVDDMADTCGTICHAAEKLLEAGATKVYAILTHGIFSGPAISRINNACFEAVVVTNTIPQDGHMKDCPKIQCIDVSMMFAEAVRRTHNGESVSYLFSNVPY; the protein is encoded by the exons ATGCCCGTCCCGCAGCCAGTGCGTGCGAAGAGTTTGTTACGCGCAAACTTGGAGAAACCTCGTGGCGGTGTATTACTACAGAGCAGGATGCCGAACATCAAGGTCTTCAGCGGTACGTCGCACCCGGACCTCGCACAGCGGATAGTGGACAGACTGGGAATTGACATCGGAAAAGTTGTCACGAAAAAGTTCAGCAACCTCGAAACATG CGTGGAAATTGGGGAATCTGTGCGCGGCGAAGATGTGTACATTATTCAAAGCGGGAGCGGAGAGATAAATGACAATCTCATGGAGCTGTTGATTATGATCAATGCATGCAAGATTGCCTCTGCATCACGAGTAACAGCAGTCATCCCTTGCTTCCCATATGCCAGGCAGGACAAGAAGGATAAG AGTCGAGCTCCTATCTCCGCAAAATTAGTCGCAAACATGCTCTCGGTGGCAGGAGCGGACCACATCATCACCATGGATCTGCACGCCAGTCAGATCCAAGGGTTCTTTGACATTCCCGTCGACAATCTATACGCAGAGCCAGCGGTGCTCAAATGGATCAAAGAAAACATAGTAGAGTGGAGAAACAGCATCATCGTATCACCAGACGCTGGTGGTGCAAAAAG GGTAACCTCCATCGCGGATCGACTCAACGTTGAGTTCGCACTTATCCacaaagagaggaagaaagcTAACGAAGTCGCCAGCATGGTCCTCGTCGGAGACGTTAAAGACAGAGTAGCAATCTTAGTTGACGATATGGCGGATACTTGCGGAACCATCTGCCACGCAGCAGAAAAATTGCTCGAAGCTGGAGCCACAAAAGTCTACGCTATTTTGACACACGGTATCTTCAGCGGGCCAGCCATCTCTAGGATAAACAATGCATGCTTTGAAGCTGTTGTAGTCACAAACACGATTCCTCAAGACGGTCACATGAAAGACTGTCCCAAAATTCAG TGTATCGACGTTTCCATGATGTTTGCGGAGGCTGTGAGGAGAACCCACAACGGCGAGTCGGTCTCGTATCTGTTTTCCAATGTACCGTACTAA
- the LOC105686469 gene encoding ribose-phosphate pyrophosphokinase 1 isoform X3 → MPVPQPVRAKSLLRANLEKPRGGVLLQSRMPNIKVFSGTSHPDLAQRIVDRLGIDIGKVVTKKFSNLETCVEIGESVRGEDVYIIQSGSGEINDNLMELLIMINACKIASASRVTAVIPCFPYARQDKKDKDFVPDLTTSRAPISAKLVANMLSVAGADHIITMDLHASQIQGFFDIPVDNLYAEPAVLKWIKENIVEWRNSIIVSPDAGGAKRVTSIADRLNVEFALIHKERKKANEVASMVLVGDVKDRVAILVDDMADTCGTICHAAEKLLEAGATKVYAILTHGIFSGPAISRINNACFEAVVVTNTIPQDGHMKDCPKIQCIDVSMMFAEAVRRTHNGESVSYLFSNVPY, encoded by the exons ATGCCCGTCCCGCAGCCAGTGCGTGCGAAGAGTTTGTTACGCGCAAACTTGGAGAAACCTCGTGGCGGTGTATTACTACAGAGCAGGATGCCGAACATCAAGGTCTTCAGCGGTACGTCGCACCCGGACCTCGCACAGCGGATAGTGGACAGACTGGGAATTGACATCGGAAAAGTTGTCACGAAAAAGTTCAGCAACCTCGAAACATG CGTGGAAATTGGGGAATCTGTGCGCGGCGAAGATGTGTACATTATTCAAAGCGGGAGCGGAGAGATAAATGACAATCTCATGGAGCTGTTGATTATGATCAATGCATGCAAGATTGCCTCTGCATCACGAGTAACAGCAGTCATCCCTTGCTTCCCATATGCCAGGCAGGACAAGAAGGATAAG GATTTTGTGCCCGACCTGACGACA AGTCGAGCTCCTATCTCCGCAAAATTAGTCGCAAACATGCTCTCGGTGGCAGGAGCGGACCACATCATCACCATGGATCTGCACGCCAGTCAGATCCAAGGGTTCTTTGACATTCCCGTCGACAATCTATACGCAGAGCCAGCGGTGCTCAAATGGATCAAAGAAAACATAGTAGAGTGGAGAAACAGCATCATCGTATCACCAGACGCTGGTGGTGCAAAAAG GGTAACCTCCATCGCGGATCGACTCAACGTTGAGTTCGCACTTATCCacaaagagaggaagaaagcTAACGAAGTCGCCAGCATGGTCCTCGTCGGAGACGTTAAAGACAGAGTAGCAATCTTAGTTGACGATATGGCGGATACTTGCGGAACCATCTGCCACGCAGCAGAAAAATTGCTCGAAGCTGGAGCCACAAAAGTCTACGCTATTTTGACACACGGTATCTTCAGCGGGCCAGCCATCTCTAGGATAAACAATGCATGCTTTGAAGCTGTTGTAGTCACAAACACGATTCCTCAAGACGGTCACATGAAAGACTGTCCCAAAATTCAG TGTATCGACGTTTCCATGATGTTTGCGGAGGCTGTGAGGAGAACCCACAACGGCGAGTCGGTCTCGTATCTGTTTTCCAATGTACCGTACTAA
- the LOC105686469 gene encoding ribose-phosphate pyrophosphokinase 1 isoform X1 — protein MPVPQPVRAKSLLRANLEKPRGGVLLQSRMPNIKVFSGTSHPDLAQRIVDRLGIDIGKVVTKKFSNLETCVEIGESVRGEDVYIIQSGSGEINDNLMELLIMINACKIASASRVTAVIPCFPYARQDKKDKVGDGGDGGEKSDSTKTRFIMKSNEWKFRSRAPISAKLVANMLSVAGADHIITMDLHASQIQGFFDIPVDNLYAEPAVLKWIKENIVEWRNSIIVSPDAGGAKRVTSIADRLNVEFALIHKERKKANEVASMVLVGDVKDRVAILVDDMADTCGTICHAAEKLLEAGATKVYAILTHGIFSGPAISRINNACFEAVVVTNTIPQDGHMKDCPKIQCIDVSMMFAEAVRRTHNGESVSYLFSNVPY, from the exons ATGCCCGTCCCGCAGCCAGTGCGTGCGAAGAGTTTGTTACGCGCAAACTTGGAGAAACCTCGTGGCGGTGTATTACTACAGAGCAGGATGCCGAACATCAAGGTCTTCAGCGGTACGTCGCACCCGGACCTCGCACAGCGGATAGTGGACAGACTGGGAATTGACATCGGAAAAGTTGTCACGAAAAAGTTCAGCAACCTCGAAACATG CGTGGAAATTGGGGAATCTGTGCGCGGCGAAGATGTGTACATTATTCAAAGCGGGAGCGGAGAGATAAATGACAATCTCATGGAGCTGTTGATTATGATCAATGCATGCAAGATTGCCTCTGCATCACGAGTAACAGCAGTCATCCCTTGCTTCCCATATGCCAGGCAGGACAAGAAGGATAAGGTAGGAGAT GGTGGTGATGGTGGGGAGAAGTCAGACTCCACTAAGACTCGCTTCATCATGAAGTCGAACGAGTGGAAGTTCAGG AGTCGAGCTCCTATCTCCGCAAAATTAGTCGCAAACATGCTCTCGGTGGCAGGAGCGGACCACATCATCACCATGGATCTGCACGCCAGTCAGATCCAAGGGTTCTTTGACATTCCCGTCGACAATCTATACGCAGAGCCAGCGGTGCTCAAATGGATCAAAGAAAACATAGTAGAGTGGAGAAACAGCATCATCGTATCACCAGACGCTGGTGGTGCAAAAAG GGTAACCTCCATCGCGGATCGACTCAACGTTGAGTTCGCACTTATCCacaaagagaggaagaaagcTAACGAAGTCGCCAGCATGGTCCTCGTCGGAGACGTTAAAGACAGAGTAGCAATCTTAGTTGACGATATGGCGGATACTTGCGGAACCATCTGCCACGCAGCAGAAAAATTGCTCGAAGCTGGAGCCACAAAAGTCTACGCTATTTTGACACACGGTATCTTCAGCGGGCCAGCCATCTCTAGGATAAACAATGCATGCTTTGAAGCTGTTGTAGTCACAAACACGATTCCTCAAGACGGTCACATGAAAGACTGTCCCAAAATTCAG TGTATCGACGTTTCCATGATGTTTGCGGAGGCTGTGAGGAGAACCCACAACGGCGAGTCGGTCTCGTATCTGTTTTCCAATGTACCGTACTAA
- the LOC105686632 gene encoding metallophosphoesterase domain-containing protein 1 — MKIGIHPLTADPSAAWRELSQRQKVIKITAKIPTTPAPVNKLRVVCMSDTHSLTPFIKFDVPEGDVFIHAGDFTKCGSLEEVVEFNNWIGCLPHKHKLVIAGNHELSFDPTFTHPFSTNAAGDRHKHTGTSVIDDIPTLGMSRDTLAEAIKTKNIREHLTNCIYLEDSEIIIDGIKIYGTPWQPEFCKWAFNVPRGEPCLSKWTLIPSDTDILVTHTPPVGHGDLCCSGVRAGCVELLTTVQNRVQPKYHVFGHVHEGYGISSDGKIIFINASTCDLNYLPNNLPIVFDITLPADRTKS; from the exons ATGAAAATTGGAATTCATCCGTTGACAGCTGACCCCAGTGCGGCATGGCGAGAACTGTCACAGCGACAAAAAGTCATAAAAATCACGGCGAAGATACCGACCACTCCTGCCCCGGTCAATAAG CTCAGGGTGGTCTGCATGAGCGATACTCACTCTTTGACCCCGTTCATAAAGTTCGACGTACCAGAAGGCGACGTTTTTATTCACGCCGGAGACTTCACGAAATGTGGAAGTCTCGAGGAAGTTGTAGAATTCAACAATTGGATCG GGTGCCTGCCGCACAAGCATAAGTTAGTGATAGCGGGAAATCATGAATTGAGTTTTGACCCAACGTTCACTCACCCATTTTCCACAAATGCTGCGGGGGACAGACACAAACACACGGGAACAAGTGTCATCGACGACATACCGACCCTGGGAATGTCTAGAGATACTCTGGCCGAGGCGATAAAGACAAAGAACATCAGAGAGCATCTGACGAATTGTATTTATTTGGAAGattctgaaataattattgacggaataaaaatatatggaaCTCCTTG gCAGCCAGAGTTTTGCAAGTGGGCATTCAACGTGCCTCGAGGGGAGCCATGTCTGTCCAAGTGGACATTGATTCCAAGTGACACCGATATTCTGGTGACGCACACACCTCCCGTTGGCCACGGAGATTTGTGTTGTAGCGGAGTTCGGGCTGGATGTGTAGAATTATTAACCACAGTGCAAAATCGGGTGCAACCAAAATATCACGTGTTCGGCCACGTGCACGAGG GGTATGGTATCTCTTCGGAcggtaaaataatattcataaatgCATCGACCTGCGATCTGAACTACTTGCCTAACAATTTACCGATAGTATTTGACATAACTTTACCTGCGGACAGGACGAAATCATAG
- the LOC105686469 gene encoding ribose-phosphate pyrophosphokinase 1 isoform X2: protein MPVPQPVRAKSLLRANLEKPRGGVLLQSRMPNIKVFSGTSHPDLAQRIVDRLGIDIGKVVTKKFSNLETCVEIGESVRGEDVYIIQSGSGEINDNLMELLIMINACKIASASRVTAVIPCFPYARQDKKDKGGDGGEKSDSTKTRFIMKSNEWKFRSRAPISAKLVANMLSVAGADHIITMDLHASQIQGFFDIPVDNLYAEPAVLKWIKENIVEWRNSIIVSPDAGGAKRVTSIADRLNVEFALIHKERKKANEVASMVLVGDVKDRVAILVDDMADTCGTICHAAEKLLEAGATKVYAILTHGIFSGPAISRINNACFEAVVVTNTIPQDGHMKDCPKIQCIDVSMMFAEAVRRTHNGESVSYLFSNVPY, encoded by the exons ATGCCCGTCCCGCAGCCAGTGCGTGCGAAGAGTTTGTTACGCGCAAACTTGGAGAAACCTCGTGGCGGTGTATTACTACAGAGCAGGATGCCGAACATCAAGGTCTTCAGCGGTACGTCGCACCCGGACCTCGCACAGCGGATAGTGGACAGACTGGGAATTGACATCGGAAAAGTTGTCACGAAAAAGTTCAGCAACCTCGAAACATG CGTGGAAATTGGGGAATCTGTGCGCGGCGAAGATGTGTACATTATTCAAAGCGGGAGCGGAGAGATAAATGACAATCTCATGGAGCTGTTGATTATGATCAATGCATGCAAGATTGCCTCTGCATCACGAGTAACAGCAGTCATCCCTTGCTTCCCATATGCCAGGCAGGACAAGAAGGATAAG GGTGGTGATGGTGGGGAGAAGTCAGACTCCACTAAGACTCGCTTCATCATGAAGTCGAACGAGTGGAAGTTCAGG AGTCGAGCTCCTATCTCCGCAAAATTAGTCGCAAACATGCTCTCGGTGGCAGGAGCGGACCACATCATCACCATGGATCTGCACGCCAGTCAGATCCAAGGGTTCTTTGACATTCCCGTCGACAATCTATACGCAGAGCCAGCGGTGCTCAAATGGATCAAAGAAAACATAGTAGAGTGGAGAAACAGCATCATCGTATCACCAGACGCTGGTGGTGCAAAAAG GGTAACCTCCATCGCGGATCGACTCAACGTTGAGTTCGCACTTATCCacaaagagaggaagaaagcTAACGAAGTCGCCAGCATGGTCCTCGTCGGAGACGTTAAAGACAGAGTAGCAATCTTAGTTGACGATATGGCGGATACTTGCGGAACCATCTGCCACGCAGCAGAAAAATTGCTCGAAGCTGGAGCCACAAAAGTCTACGCTATTTTGACACACGGTATCTTCAGCGGGCCAGCCATCTCTAGGATAAACAATGCATGCTTTGAAGCTGTTGTAGTCACAAACACGATTCCTCAAGACGGTCACATGAAAGACTGTCCCAAAATTCAG TGTATCGACGTTTCCATGATGTTTGCGGAGGCTGTGAGGAGAACCCACAACGGCGAGTCGGTCTCGTATCTGTTTTCCAATGTACCGTACTAA